In Patagioenas fasciata isolate bPatFas1 chromosome 20, bPatFas1.hap1, whole genome shotgun sequence, a genomic segment contains:
- the AKNA gene encoding LOW QUALITY PROTEIN: microtubule organization protein AKNA (The sequence of the model RefSeq protein was modified relative to this genomic sequence to represent the inferred CDS: inserted 1 base in 1 codon), with amino-acid sequence MLMTFRSPLGGVRGLARNGRDVNKGAGPAHSRRRRDPLLSGGAGPGGGGGERSRERERSREREQGRGRRTEPPRAGRGGTGRAHPAAPPGQGSDDVTYIXNKEVPSPPPPLLGHEAAQVTVTWCPRAMASPAPWLHWTQTELTRWEGEEEEEEEEDDDFERRMDEDGVIGLGEEARSPPWGHSEDLEEGSAVEESPWHPRQHLDEEERGSSRGDEGPWGAESDGDPYAELSYEGRWGSGSSGSPEVLRGGRALCQPHGCSTDGGDISGLSDVSHSPTTPSRRHRGWDTSGDTSRGHRQGWTPSRSLQLHLSDNGLCDATNVEPVPKPQLAGTGLPAPGTPGSTPTKDPWSAGPPAAPQLHNRSQVPKKASPAVLLPQPGRPSRSLSPRQRHMGDKGTRGPSGPGTSTASGTQYTQYGRGRLNHPLPDLSKVGARVKIDQSYRPPRGRVLPPHPVAPRGPVGFKSPAEIVREVLLSSGEGAPPKPPTATAELPREFRSPRQATALVQQLQDDYHKLLTKYAEAENTIDQLRLGARVSLYADPPRPSQPLAMGTVGTGCRVMSLSIPRASTAAFSTTPAPPAGAPAAAPSDGGSSPQNHSTSSPRGGCPTCTGLCRCPGTLGTPLTQRLAGQTRKLQAQVESLEDWIQAGNPPSPEQLQRFRKLKEAQDALERAYLQARQQHPGDSGDFDPDRVVEGEIFWLGLRLEELKERLEPGAGVQPPPQPSAKPHSPTAPSPPPAAHSPRPKSPMLMEGPRGIVGDSEEVTGRLPRPLWRKQLRVEEDFGDLLAQYKHFKSLPESLSLEQLSLAESGSLEEVDGPTAGDSSPSNVPCRTQSLKEGADLETSPFHPLEQRAAPLSPKEPPWQGGTQGRLSPVTAEEPPATTKPSLGLPEPPRVSLSHRSSRAGSAVTQHRPSKDQRIVSPETDSGFMGSEASRVSPPAHTPEHRPHGTRTPSSLQPSIPIPTTLRPLWKRDATPHPPEPVLMGIYPTDGTRGPHQPPSTPSRSSSPPRWAESGGSEGGPDGNSTHTDSEGRSCASAGGHPLSTARDLATTALSPEPLSPEPLSPKLPSLDLSHCDLLGSRLERDQAIRALRDEVRRLRRRLEESLHHSRSHPKGKAAPCAPPGRRQPVTPSSSSPKDAAPSGELSPPARGRVALGVPPVRRGRSASLPRDRPELDTTSKSDPPSAGAQATPSPQKSPENSPGVVTFRGQYTGTRYQAVTPHAAPAPREESDTQECPRCHRSGTPSAGSWAGDAVRPSRHSTPRRTRCATCRAPMGAPAPDGRDRAAHAERGPGGTFPPGSRVGPRAEKPEHPGLWYLMTSPAANAATAAISCLAPVPLVPYVPSVLFCSPAVPTSAPTPAGVSPQHPTEQPPAAAPHRCPARGGLEELDWSLSRALEAARSVGVTTTRMGRALATELSRARALRGSCLF; translated from the exons CCCCACCAGGACAAGGCAGCGATGATGTGACCTACA GCAACAAGGAGGTCCCCAGCCCGCCACCACCACTGCTGGGACATGAAGCGGCACAAGTGACAGTGACGTGGTGCCCGCGGGCCATGGCCAGCCCGGCACCATGGCTGCACTGGACACAAACAGAGCTGACGCgctgggagggagaggaggaggaggaggaggaggaagacgacGACTTTGAAAGGCGGATGGATGAGGATGGGGTCATCGGCCTGGGGGAGGAGGCCAGGAGCCCACCGTGGG GACACAGCGAGGACCTGGAGGAGGGGTCCGCAGTGGAGGAGAGTCCCTGGCACCCCCGGCAGCACCTGGACGAGGAGGAGCGGGGCAGCTCCAGGGGGGATGAGGGGCCCTGGGGGGCAGAGAGTGATGGGGACCCCTATGCTGAGCTCTCCTATGAGGGCCGGTGGGGCTCGGGGTCCAGCGGCAGCCCCGAGGTGCTGCGGGGTGGCCGGGCTCTCTGCCAGCCCCACGGCTGCAGCACGGATGGTGGTGACATCTCAGGGCTGTCGGACGTCAGCCACAGCCCCACCACCCCCTCCCGCCGGCACCGGGGCTGGGACACGTCTGGGGACACCAGCAGGGGACACAGGCAGGGCTGGACCCCAAGCCGGAGCCTCCAGCTGCACCTCTCTGACAACGGCCTCTGTGATGCCACCAACGTTGagcctgtccccaagccccagctGGCTGGGACAGGGCTGCCGGCCCCTGGCACCCCTGGCTCAACACCCACCAAAGACCCCTGGAGTGCTGGGCCCCCCGCTGCACCCCAACTGCACAACAGGTCACAGGTGCCCAAGAAAGCGTCACCCGCGGTGCTGCTGCCCCAACCTGGTCGGCCATCGCGGTCCCTGAGCCCCCGGCAGCGGCACATGGGTGACAAGGGGACAAGGGGTCCCTCAGGACCAGGCACCAGCACAGCCAGTGGCACCCAGTACACCCAGTATGGCCGGGGGCGGCTCAACCACCCCTTGCCTGACCTCTCCAAGGTGGGGGCGCGGGTGAAGATCGACCAGAGCTACCGGCCGCCGCGGGGCAGagtgctgcccccccaccccgtggCCCCGAGGGGCCCTGTCGGCTTCAAGTCCCCAGCCGAAATCGTGCGGGAGGTGCTGCTGAGCAGTGGGGAGGGGGCCCCCCCCAAGCCTCCCACTGCCACCGCCGAGCTGCCGCGGGAGTTCAGGTCCCCCCGCCAAGCCACCgcgctggtgcagcagctgcag GATGACTACCACAAGCTGCTGACCAAGTACGCGGAGGCTGAGAACACCATCGACCAGCTGCGTCTGGGTGccagg GTGAGCCTGTACGCCGACCCGCCACGGCCCAGCCAGCCCCTCGCCATGGGCACCGTGGGCACGGGCTGCCGCGTcatgtccctcagcatcccacggGCCAGCACGGCGGCGTTCAGCACAACCCCGGCCCCCCCAGCTGGAG ctccagcagcagcaccatcAGACGGGGGGTCATCACCCCAAAATCATTCCACCTCTTCACCTCGGGGGGGCTGCCCCACCTGCACAGGGTTGTGTCGCTGCccagggaccctggggaccccgctGACACAGAGGCTGGCAGGACAGACCCGTAAGCTGCAGGCACAG GTTGAGTCCCTTGAAGACTGGATCCAGGCAGGGAACCCCCCATCCCCGGAGCAGCTCCAG AGGTTCAGGAAGCTGAAGGAGGCGCAAGACGCGCTGGAGCGGGCGTACCTGCAAGCCCGACAGCAGCACCCGGGGGACTCGGGGGACTTCGATCCTGACCG GGTGGTGGAAGGAGAGATTTTCTGGCTGGGGCTGCGGCTGGAGGAGCTGAAGGAGCGGCTGGAGCCCGGGGCTGGGGTGCAGCCCCCCCCGCAGCCCTCAGCCAAGCCCCACTcccccacagccccttccccaccgcCGGCCGCCCACTCCCCACGCCCCAAG agcCCCATGCTGATGGAGGGTCCCCGAGGGATAGTGGGGGACAGCGAGGAGGTGACAGGGAGGCTACCCCGACCCCTCTGGCGCAAGCAGCTCCGAGTGGAGGAGGATTTTGGCGACCTGCTGGCGCA GTACAAGCACTTCAAGTCCTTGCCGGAGTCACTGAGCCTGGAGCAGCTGAGCCTGGCAGAGAGCGGGTCCCTGGAGGAGGTGGATGGACCCACAGCAGGGGACAGTAGCCCCAGCAATGTCCCCTGCAGGACACAGTCACTAAAGGAGGGGGCCGACCTCGAGACCTCCCCCTT CCATCCCCTAGAGCAGAGAGCAGCACCACTGTCCCCCAAGGAGCCTCCATGGCAAGGGGGCACACAGGGCCGCCTGTCCCCAGTCACCGCTGAGGAACCACCGGCCACAACCAAACCTTCCCTGGGCCTTCCAGAGCCACCAcgggtgtccctgtcccaccgCAGCAGCAGGGCCGGCAGCGCTGTCACCCAGCACCGTCCCAGCAAG GATCAGCGCATCGTGTCACCAGAGACGGACAGTGGCTTCATGGGCTCAGAGGCCAGCAGGGTGTCACCCCCCGCGCACACCCCTGAGCACCGGCCACACGGCACCAG GACCCCCAGCTCTCTGCAaccctccatccccatccccaccaccctcCGTCCTTTGTGGAAGAGAGACGCGACCCCGCATCCCCCCGAGCCGGTGCTGATGGGCATCTACCCCACGGATGGCACAAGGGGGCCCCACCAGCCCCCCAGTACCCCTTCAAGGAGCAGCTCCCCTCCCCGTTGGGCAGAGAGCGGGGGCAGCGAGGGGGGACCCGACGGCAACAGCA ctcacacgGACTCTGAAGGCAGAAGCTGCGCCAGTGCTGGCGGCCACCCCCTGAGCACGGCCAGGGACCTGGCGACCACCGCCCTGTCCCCAGAGCCGCTGTCCCCTGAGCCGCTGTCCCCCAAACTGCCATCCCTCGACCTGTCTCACTGTGACCTGCTGGGCTCCCGCCTGGAGCGTGA CCAGGCCATCCGAGCGCTGCGGGACGAGGtgcggcggctgcggcggcggctgGAGGAGAGTCTGCACCATTCCCGCAGCCATCCCAAGGGAAAAGccgccccctgtgcccccccgggCAGGAGGCAGCCAGTGACCCCTAGCTCATCATCCCCCAAGGACGCAGCACCCTCGGG ggagCTGAGTCCCCCAGCACGGGGCAGGGTGGCCCTTGGGGTCCCTCCTGTGAGGAGGGGGAGGTCGGCGTCGCTGCCGCGGGACAGACCGGAGCTGGACACCA CCTCCAAGTCGGACCCCCCCTCCGCCGGGGCGCAGGCCACCCCCTCTCCACAGAAGAGCCCTGAGAACTCCCCGGGTGTGGTGACATTTCGGGGACAGTACACAG GGACACGGTACCAGGCGGTGACACCACATGCTGCCCCGGCACCCCGAGAAGAGTCGgacacccaggagtgcccccggTGCCACAGGAGCGGGACACCATCGG CTGGCTCCTGGGCAGGTGATGCTGTGAGGCCGTCCCGGCACAGCACCCCAAGGAGGACGCGCTGCGCCACGTgccgggcacccatgggtgccccagcgCCCGACGGCAGGGACAGAGCTGCACATG cAGAGCGTGGCCCTGGTGGCACATTCCCCCCAGGCTCCCGTGTTGGTCCCCGCGCCGAGAAGCCGGAGCATCCCGGACTGTGGTACTTGATGACCAGCCCGGCTGCCAACGCTGCCACCGCCGCCATCAGCTGCCTGGCACCTGTCCCCCTCGTGCCTTATGTCCCCTCTGTGCT CTTCTGCTCCCCAGCGGTACCTACCTCAGCTCCAACCCCAGCTGGGGTCTCCCCTCAGCACCCCACAGAACAGCCGCCCGCTGCTGCCCCCCACCGCTGCCCGGCCCGGGGGGGCCTGGAGGAGCTGGACTGGTCCCTAAGCCGGGCTCTGGAGGCTGCGCGGAGCGTCGGGGTCACCACCACGCGCATGGGCCGGGCGCTGGCCACCGAGCTGAGCCGGGCACGCGCCCTGCGGGGCTCCTGCCTCTTCTGA